In a genomic window of Methylovirgula sp. 4M-Z18:
- a CDS encoding ABC transporter permease subunit, whose protein sequence is MTDATFTPQGEIGKSRSLLQLAMLRLRRNVAAMVSIVVFAAIALFCIFGPLIAPHGYDQVFQSYVNVPPSLSPYPEDDTLKGAMATVAEQARVRLDSFEISSQDFTATLSADKKIDPRVTRYIDRINEFEDAKVAETRNDGQVVVVRGHVNRQYFLLGTDANGRDMLTRIMVGGQVSLLVGLLASLVSLVIGVTYGAISGFAGGRTDNVMMRIVEILYSLPFTFLVILLVVFFGRNFVLIFVAIGAIEWLDMARIVRGQTLSLKRREFVAAAQAMGLGDWGVIRQHIIPNTIGPVVIFLTVRVPRVILLESFLSFLGLGVQEPLTSWGALIAVGAGSMQASPWLLIYPAILFVVTLFCLNFIGDGLRDALDPKDR, encoded by the coding sequence ATGACTGATGCAACCTTCACGCCCCAAGGGGAAATCGGCAAGAGCCGCAGCCTGCTGCAACTCGCGATGCTGCGCCTACGGCGCAATGTCGCGGCGATGGTAAGTATCGTGGTTTTTGCCGCGATCGCGTTGTTTTGTATTTTCGGGCCGCTGATCGCGCCACACGGCTACGATCAAGTCTTCCAATCCTATGTCAACGTACCGCCGAGCCTGTCGCCTTATCCGGAGGACGATACGCTCAAGGGTGCCATGGCGACTGTTGCCGAACAGGCAAGAGTCAGACTCGATTCCTTTGAAATATCGAGCCAGGATTTCACGGCGACCCTTTCCGCCGACAAAAAAATCGATCCACGCGTCACCCGCTATATTGATCGCATCAACGAGTTCGAGGACGCCAAAGTGGCGGAGACGCGGAATGACGGCCAGGTCGTGGTGGTGAGGGGCCACGTCAACCGGCAATATTTTCTGCTCGGCACGGACGCGAACGGCCGCGACATGCTCACCCGCATCATGGTCGGCGGCCAGGTCTCTCTTCTCGTCGGCCTGCTCGCCAGTCTCGTGAGCCTTGTGATCGGCGTGACCTATGGCGCCATCTCGGGCTTCGCCGGCGGGCGCACCGACAATGTCATGATGCGTATCGTCGAAATCCTCTATTCCTTGCCTTTCACCTTCCTCGTTATTTTGCTCGTCGTGTTCTTCGGGCGGAATTTCGTGCTGATCTTTGTGGCGATCGGCGCGATCGAGTGGCTCGACATGGCGCGTATCGTGCGTGGCCAGACTCTGTCGCTCAAGCGCCGTGAATTCGTGGCCGCGGCCCAGGCCATGGGCCTCGGGGATTGGGGTGTGATCCGCCAGCATATCATCCCCAATACGATCGGGCCGGTGGTGATTTTCCTGACCGTGCGTGTGCCGCGCGTTATTCTGCTCGAGAGCTTTCTTTCGTTCCTTGGCCTTGGCGTGCAGGAACCTTTGACAAGTTGGGGAGCGTTGATTGCGGTTGGCGCCGGCTCGATGCAGGCGTCGCCCTGGCTGCTGATCTATCCGGCCATTCTCTTTGTCGTCACGCTGTTCTGCCTCAATTTCATCGGCGACGGTCTGCGTGACGCCCTCGATCCGAAGGACCGCTAA
- a CDS encoding ABC transporter ATP-binding protein — MTQHPTENAVLDISGLEVSFATPDGEVKAVKGVDINVKRGECVAIVGESGSGKSQTMMALMGLLASNGRVKGSARYRGRELIGLPARELNQIRGAKMTMIFQEPMTSLDPLYRIGRQIAEPIVHHQGISYSAARKKVVELLKWVGIPHPERRIDAYPHEMSGGQRQRVMIAMALANDPDVLIADEPTTALDVTVQAQILALLNDLRERIGMATVFISHDLNVVRRFADRVYVMRRGEVVETGTTHEVFTNPRHPYTQMLLSAEPSGRKAPPRPDAPMLLEGRNVRVTYHISGSLFSGHKAMDLHAVDDISLRVRQGQTIGIVGESGSGKSTLGRALLRLVASRGQVLFDGKDISTAGKTQMRPLRRALQLVFQDPYGSLSPRMTVGAIITEGLKLHEPGLSSAERDKRAASALREVGLDPAMRNRFPHEFSGGQRQRIAIARTMILKPKLVVLDEPTSALDRSVQSEIVALLRRLQAEHELTYLFISHDLAVVRAMADEILVMKEGKAVEYGPAAQIFEAPRQDYTRKLIAAAFLSSAGEGHPAVAP, encoded by the coding sequence ATGACGCAGCATCCGACGGAAAACGCTGTTCTGGATATTTCTGGCTTGGAGGTCAGCTTCGCAACGCCCGATGGCGAGGTGAAGGCCGTCAAAGGCGTCGACATCAATGTCAAGCGAGGCGAGTGCGTTGCCATTGTCGGCGAGTCGGGTTCGGGCAAGAGCCAGACCATGATGGCGTTGATGGGGCTGCTTGCAAGCAACGGCCGCGTGAAGGGATCGGCTCGCTATCGCGGCCGCGAACTCATCGGTCTGCCGGCCCGCGAGCTGAACCAGATACGCGGCGCCAAAATGACGATGATCTTCCAGGAGCCGATGACATCGCTCGATCCGCTCTATCGTATCGGGCGTCAGATCGCGGAGCCGATCGTTCATCATCAAGGCATCTCCTATTCCGCCGCGCGCAAGAAAGTGGTGGAATTGCTCAAGTGGGTGGGGATTCCGCACCCGGAGCGGCGGATCGACGCTTATCCGCACGAAATGTCGGGCGGCCAGCGCCAGCGCGTCATGATCGCCATGGCGCTGGCGAACGACCCCGACGTGCTGATCGCGGACGAGCCGACGACGGCGCTCGACGTGACGGTGCAGGCGCAGATCCTCGCGCTTCTCAACGATTTGCGCGAGCGGATCGGCATGGCGACGGTTTTCATCAGCCACGACCTCAACGTGGTGCGTCGTTTTGCCGATCGCGTCTACGTCATGCGCCGTGGCGAGGTGGTGGAGACGGGCACGACGCACGAGGTTTTTACCAATCCGCGTCACCCCTATACGCAGATGCTGTTGTCGGCCGAGCCGTCCGGCCGCAAGGCGCCGCCGCGACCCGACGCGCCGATGCTGCTGGAAGGACGCAACGTGCGCGTGACTTACCATATCAGCGGCAGCCTGTTCAGTGGTCACAAGGCGATGGATTTGCACGCAGTGGACGACATCTCCCTGCGTGTGCGCCAAGGGCAGACCATCGGCATTGTCGGTGAGTCCGGCTCCGGCAAATCCACGTTGGGACGCGCCTTGCTGCGGCTCGTCGCAAGCCGGGGGCAGGTGCTGTTCGACGGCAAGGATATCTCCACCGCGGGTAAGACCCAAATGCGGCCGTTGCGCCGCGCTTTGCAGCTGGTGTTTCAGGATCCTTACGGTTCGCTTTCGCCGCGCATGACGGTCGGCGCGATCATCACCGAAGGGTTGAAGCTGCATGAGCCCGGCCTGTCGTCCGCCGAGCGCGATAAGCGCGCGGCCAGCGCCTTGCGCGAGGTCGGGCTCGATCCGGCGATGCGCAATCGCTTCCCACATGAATTTTCCGGCGGGCAACGCCAGCGTATCGCGATTGCCCGTACCATGATCCTGAAGCCGAAGTTGGTAGTGCTCGACGAGCCGACATCGGCACTCGATCGCTCCGTGCAAAGCGAAATCGTCGCGCTGTTGCGGCGGCTCCAGGCCGAGCACGAACTCACCTATCTCTTCATCAGCCACGACCTCGCCGTCGTTCGTGCGATGGCGGACGAGATTCTGGTGATGAAGGAGGGCAAGGCGGTGGAATATGGTCCCGCGGCGCAGATCTTCGAGGCGCCGAGGCAGGATTATACGCGCAAACTGATTGCGGCAGCCTTTCTGTCGAGCGCGGGCGAAGGGCATCCGGCCGTCGCGCCATGA
- a CDS encoding ATP-binding cassette domain-containing protein, translating to MNAAPASAPVLQLSGIGKDFGAIRALADVDLSIDRGEVVGLMGDNGAGKSTLVKVIAGNFHPTHGTIRIEGAEHRFDRPLDARNVGIEVVYQDLALSNNITAAGNLFLGREITRKFGPFTFLDHKAMNARALELFGELKSETRPRDLVKQMSGGQRQAVAIARTRLSAAKLVLMDEPTAAISVRQVAEVLDLIGRLRDQGVAVILISHRMPDVFAVCDRVVVLRRGEKRADKKIADSSPEEVTALITGAKEFA from the coding sequence TTGAATGCGGCGCCTGCCAGCGCGCCAGTGCTGCAATTGTCCGGCATCGGCAAGGATTTTGGCGCCATCCGGGCGCTCGCCGACGTCGATCTTTCGATCGATCGGGGCGAGGTCGTTGGCCTGATGGGCGACAATGGCGCCGGCAAATCGACCTTAGTCAAAGTCATCGCCGGCAATTTTCACCCCACTCATGGTACGATCCGCATCGAAGGCGCGGAGCATCGCTTCGATCGCCCATTGGATGCGCGCAATGTCGGCATCGAGGTCGTTTATCAAGATCTGGCGCTGTCCAATAATATCACTGCGGCCGGCAATCTGTTCCTGGGGCGCGAGATTACGCGGAAATTCGGACCGTTCACATTTCTCGACCATAAGGCGATGAATGCACGGGCGCTGGAATTGTTCGGCGAATTGAAATCCGAAACGCGGCCACGCGATCTCGTCAAGCAAATGTCCGGCGGCCAGCGGCAGGCGGTCGCCATCGCCCGCACCAGACTGTCGGCGGCAAAACTTGTTCTGATGGACGAACCGACAGCGGCAATTTCCGTCCGGCAGGTGGCCGAGGTGCTCGATCTCATTGGGCGCCTGCGCGATCAGGGCGTCGCCGTGATCCTGATCTCTCACCGCATGCCGGACGTGTTCGCGGTGTGCGACCGGGTCGTCGTGTTGCGGCGCGGCGAGAAGCGGGCCGACAAGAAAATCGCCGATTCAAGCCCCGAGGAAGTGACCGCGCTGATCACCGGTGCCAAGGAGTTTGCCTGA
- a CDS encoding ABC transporter permease yields MSENTGPAISFGNVGQAPWYKKPPFASQTAYVTLAFVVITLLVAAFAHNFLSHGNLLNTSKNFSYIAIVGLGSTLVIITGGIDLSVGSVMALVAVSTVIFMRLGSESLLAGIPYAVMIFAVLGGILLAALIGLINGLLIAKIKLSPFVTTLGMLSICRGATYVITQGRGQAPNGPNVDAFYSATDGMILGLPVPLAYMLIFAIIMGVALRHTRWGRYVFVLGGNERAAQLTGVAVDRVKISVYVLCAMSAGFAGILIAGWLGSAPSNLAQGYELKIIAASVIGGADLAGGVGGPVGAIIGSALIEVIRNGLALFGADTYWEQVFVGAIIIMAVLVDKLRTRQPE; encoded by the coding sequence ATGAGCGAAAATACGGGACCGGCCATTTCCTTTGGCAACGTCGGCCAAGCGCCCTGGTATAAAAAGCCGCCGTTTGCGTCGCAGACCGCTTATGTCACGCTCGCCTTCGTCGTTATCACGCTGCTCGTTGCGGCGTTCGCTCACAACTTTCTTTCGCATGGCAATCTGCTCAACACGTCGAAAAACTTCAGCTACATCGCGATCGTCGGCCTCGGTTCGACGCTGGTGATCATCACCGGCGGCATCGATTTGTCGGTCGGGTCGGTGATGGCGCTTGTCGCTGTGAGTACCGTCATTTTCATGCGGCTTGGCTCCGAGTCGCTTCTCGCGGGCATTCCCTATGCGGTTATGATCTTTGCCGTGCTCGGCGGCATATTGCTGGCCGCGTTGATCGGGCTGATCAACGGCCTGCTGATCGCCAAGATCAAACTCTCACCCTTCGTGACGACGCTTGGCATGCTCTCGATCTGCCGCGGCGCGACCTATGTGATCACGCAAGGGCGCGGCCAGGCGCCGAACGGACCCAATGTCGATGCGTTTTATTCCGCCACCGACGGCATGATTCTCGGCCTGCCGGTCCCGCTCGCCTATATGCTTATTTTTGCGATCATCATGGGCGTCGCGCTGCGCCACACGCGCTGGGGCCGTTATGTTTTCGTGCTTGGCGGCAACGAGCGTGCGGCGCAACTGACGGGTGTTGCGGTCGATCGAGTCAAGATCTCGGTTTACGTGTTGTGCGCCATGAGTGCGGGCTTTGCCGGCATTCTGATCGCCGGCTGGCTTGGATCCGCGCCTTCCAATCTAGCGCAAGGCTACGAACTGAAAATCATCGCCGCTTCGGTTATCGGCGGGGCCGATCTTGCCGGCGGCGTTGGTGGTCCGGTTGGCGCGATCATCGGTTCGGCGCTGATCGAAGTCATCCGCAATGGCCTCGCGCTGTTCGGCGCCGACACTTATTGGGAACAGGTTTTTGTCGGTGCCATCATCATCATGGCCGTGCTGGTCGACAAATTGCGCACGCGTCAACCTGAGTGA
- a CDS encoding sugar-binding protein → MKKILLAAVATASLMSVAHAADAYKFALIPKGMDNPYFDLSRDGCLAEAKKLGNVTCIYKGPATHEPATEVQIMQDFITQGIDGIAISVADADSVKGVIKAAVDAKIPVITFDADSDQSARQAYIGTDNKEMGRELGRQLIKVHPQPSTFATQSGGPAAANLNDRLAGLYEVLKGAGWTEVKGSPAFCNDDAALAAQQLSDFATANPDIGAIVPVGGWALFAPKAYKSFVDANMDKVKAGKFPLVMPDTLPVELQTLKDGYAQVLVGQRPYEMGQKAMDVLLALKKGEKVQPVTIVGLDVVTKDNVDKFLSPAK, encoded by the coding sequence GTGAAGAAGATTCTGCTTGCTGCTGTGGCAACAGCATCATTGATGAGTGTGGCGCATGCCGCCGATGCGTATAAGTTCGCACTGATCCCCAAGGGAATGGACAATCCTTATTTCGATCTGTCGCGCGACGGGTGCCTGGCCGAAGCCAAGAAGCTCGGCAATGTGACCTGCATCTACAAGGGGCCGGCTACCCATGAACCGGCGACCGAAGTGCAGATCATGCAGGACTTCATCACCCAGGGTATCGACGGCATCGCGATTTCCGTTGCCGATGCGGATTCGGTCAAGGGCGTGATCAAGGCGGCTGTCGACGCAAAGATTCCCGTCATCACCTTCGACGCTGACTCTGACCAATCCGCGCGCCAAGCCTATATCGGCACCGACAACAAGGAAATGGGCCGCGAGCTTGGCCGCCAGCTCATCAAGGTGCATCCGCAACCCAGCACCTTCGCGACGCAATCGGGCGGCCCTGCGGCTGCGAACTTGAACGATCGTTTGGCCGGCCTCTATGAAGTGCTCAAAGGCGCCGGCTGGACGGAAGTGAAAGGCTCGCCGGCATTCTGCAATGACGATGCGGCTTTGGCGGCCCAGCAGCTCAGTGATTTCGCCACCGCCAATCCAGATATTGGCGCGATCGTTCCGGTCGGAGGGTGGGCCTTGTTCGCACCGAAGGCGTATAAATCTTTCGTCGATGCCAACATGGATAAGGTGAAGGCCGGCAAGTTCCCGCTCGTCATGCCTGACACGCTGCCGGTCGAATTGCAGACGCTGAAGGACGGCTACGCCCAAGTGCTGGTGGGTCAACGCCCCTATGAAATGGGCCAGAAAGCCATGGACGTATTGCTCGCACTGAAGAAGGGCGAAAAAGTACAGCCGGTGACGATTGTCGGTCTCGACGTCGTGACCAAGGACAATGTCGACAAATTCCTGTCGCCGGCAAAGTAG
- a CDS encoding sugar kinase, translating into MSLDIVGMGEPMLELNQVKGEDGYKPGFGGDTSNAIVAAARSGAKTGYFTSLGNDTFGRGFLDLWRTEGVDASAVKIDEDAHTGVYFVTHGPEGHEFSYLRAGSAASRIRPQDVPTDYIRAAKIVHVSGISQAISASAADAVFVAIEAARAAGVLVSYDTNLRLKLWSLTRARAIIHEAMRACDIALPGLDDAEHLTGLTDPDAIADFYLHLGAKVVALTLGKQGSLIATPDTRLRVPSISVQAVDATGAGDTFDGAFLAEYLNTRDPMRAGRYANAAAALSTTGYGAVAPMPMRETVLKALAEAESAAP; encoded by the coding sequence ATGTCATTGGATATTGTCGGCATGGGTGAACCCATGCTTGAGCTCAATCAAGTCAAAGGCGAGGACGGCTACAAACCAGGCTTCGGCGGCGATACCTCCAATGCCATCGTTGCTGCCGCGCGGTCAGGCGCGAAGACCGGTTATTTCACCAGTCTTGGCAACGACACATTCGGCCGTGGCTTTCTCGATCTGTGGCGCACAGAGGGTGTTGACGCATCGGCGGTCAAGATCGATGAGGACGCCCACACAGGCGTTTATTTTGTCACTCACGGCCCGGAGGGTCACGAGTTTTCTTATCTGCGCGCTGGCTCGGCCGCGAGCCGCATCAGACCCCAGGACGTGCCGACGGATTATATTCGCGCAGCGAAGATCGTGCATGTTTCGGGCATCAGCCAGGCGATTTCGGCAAGTGCGGCGGATGCGGTTTTTGTCGCGATCGAAGCGGCGCGGGCAGCGGGTGTGCTCGTCTCATATGACACGAATCTTCGTCTGAAATTATGGTCCCTCACCCGCGCACGTGCGATCATTCACGAAGCCATGCGCGCCTGCGACATCGCCCTCCCCGGTCTGGACGACGCCGAACACTTGACCGGTCTGACGGACCCTGACGCGATCGCCGATTTTTATCTGCATCTCGGCGCCAAGGTCGTCGCGCTCACTCTCGGCAAACAAGGCTCGTTGATCGCCACACCCGACACGCGCCTTCGCGTGCCCTCGATCAGCGTTCAGGCGGTGGATGCAACAGGTGCCGGCGACACGTTCGACGGCGCCTTTCTTGCCGAATATCTGAACACACGCGATCCGATGCGCGCAGGTCGCTACGCCAATGCAGCAGCAGCGCTTTCGACAACTGGCTATGGCGCGGTCGCGCCCATGCCCATGCGCGAGACGGTGCTCAAGGCACTGGCAGAAGCAGAAAGTGCGGCTCCTTAG
- a CDS encoding GlcG/HbpS family heme-binding protein — protein sequence MSELTLDKAQKILTDTLADARTKGFKPMAVAVLDARGALVSFAAEDGSSAARWKVALGKAQGTIALGIGSRKIGTMAVERPHFIGALNHLVAEGIVPVAGGVLIKDAQGKIIGAVGVSGDTSDNDELMAVEAIKAAGFTADGG from the coding sequence ATGAGCGAACTGACACTCGATAAGGCGCAAAAAATTCTGACTGACACTTTGGCGGATGCACGAACCAAAGGGTTTAAGCCAATGGCGGTAGCTGTGCTTGACGCCCGCGGGGCACTTGTGAGTTTTGCCGCAGAGGATGGGTCGAGCGCCGCAAGATGGAAAGTGGCGCTCGGCAAGGCGCAAGGGACGATCGCTTTAGGGATTGGCTCGCGGAAGATCGGCACCATGGCGGTGGAGCGGCCACATTTCATCGGCGCGTTGAATCATCTTGTCGCGGAGGGCATTGTGCCGGTCGCCGGCGGCGTCTTGATTAAGGACGCGCAGGGTAAAATCATCGGTGCCGTTGGGGTGTCCGGCGATACGTCCGACAACGACGAGTTGATGGCGGTGGAAGCCATTAAAGCTGCGGGCTTTACCGCTGACGGCGGTTAG
- the trhA gene encoding PAQR family membrane homeostasis protein TrhA: MAVTAVTSSAVRREYRRQHSLSEQIADGCVHVIGILAGLSGSVLLVTEAALRQGPVQVVLVSIYAMALLAMFSASAAYNLFYDTRFRDIFRRCDHSAIFCLIAGTYTPFAIALNPVFGASLCAIVWAVAFVGIWLKFTRSDLFDKVSVYIYLAQGWLAVVALHPLASHMRLDVTLTLIAGGLLYTVGVVFHLSERLPFHNAIWHLFVLAAAVCHYTAILDGVVLTHLS; the protein is encoded by the coding sequence ATGGCCGTCACCGCCGTCACAAGCTCCGCTGTGCGCAGGGAATATCGCCGCCAACATTCTCTGTCAGAGCAGATCGCCGATGGCTGCGTGCATGTGATCGGCATTCTGGCGGGTTTAAGCGGTAGCGTGCTGCTGGTGACCGAGGCGGCTCTCCGCCAGGGGCCGGTGCAAGTGGTGCTCGTCAGCATCTATGCCATGGCTTTGCTCGCCATGTTCTCAGCCTCGGCTGCCTATAATTTGTTCTATGATACGCGGTTCCGCGACATTTTCCGGCGTTGCGACCATTCGGCTATCTTCTGCCTGATCGCCGGCACCTATACGCCCTTCGCCATCGCGCTCAATCCGGTGTTCGGAGCGTCGCTGTGCGCCATCGTCTGGGCCGTAGCCTTTGTCGGCATATGGCTCAAATTCACACGGTCTGACCTCTTCGATAAAGTGTCGGTCTATATTTATTTGGCGCAAGGCTGGCTCGCCGTCGTCGCGCTCCATCCGCTGGCAAGCCACATGCGCCTGGATGTCACGCTGACCTTGATCGCCGGCGGGCTGCTCTACACGGTGGGCGTCGTCTTCCATCTTTCCGAGCGCCTGCCGTTCCACAACGCGATCTGGCATCTTTTCGTCTTGGCTGCGGCGGTATGCCATTATACGGCGATTCTCGATGGTGTCGTTCTGACCCATCTGTCCTGA
- a CDS encoding DedA family protein: MPAFITDSLLPLIQTHGYWVIFVVVMLESTGVPMPGETALVSAAILAGSTKQLNIELIILCAGAGAILGDNLGYMIGHRWGLPLLVRYGHYVHLDEGRLKLGQYLFLRFGGAIVFFGRFAALLRTFAAMLAGANRYSWRRFLAYNAAGGIVWALLFGLGGYLFGHAIETLSRPIGIAAAAAAILGFLVVLLLMRRFEAQWQEAAERALPGPLSVD, encoded by the coding sequence ATGCCCGCCTTCATAACGGATTCATTGCTGCCGCTCATTCAGACGCACGGCTATTGGGTGATTTTTGTCGTCGTGATGCTGGAAAGCACCGGGGTTCCGATGCCTGGCGAGACGGCGCTTGTTTCGGCGGCCATTCTGGCCGGTTCGACAAAGCAATTGAATATCGAGCTGATTATTCTGTGTGCTGGCGCTGGCGCGATCTTGGGTGACAATCTCGGCTATATGATCGGTCACCGTTGGGGGCTGCCACTTCTCGTGCGCTACGGTCATTATGTGCACCTCGACGAAGGGCGCCTGAAACTCGGCCAATATTTGTTTTTGCGCTTTGGCGGAGCGATCGTGTTTTTTGGTCGTTTTGCTGCGCTCCTACGCACCTTCGCGGCGATGCTCGCAGGCGCCAACCGCTATTCGTGGCGGCGCTTTCTGGCTTACAATGCGGCCGGCGGAATCGTGTGGGCGCTGCTTTTCGGACTCGGCGGCTATCTTTTTGGCCATGCTATCGAAACGTTGTCACGGCCCATCGGCATCGCTGCTGCAGCGGCTGCGATTTTGGGCTTTCTCGTCGTCCTTCTTTTAATGCGGCGGTTCGAAGCGCAATGGCAGGAAGCGGCGGAGCGGGCGCTGCCGGGACCGCTGAGCGTCGATTAG